A portion of the Chlamydia avium 10DC88 genome contains these proteins:
- the dnaG gene encoding DNA primase has translation MYTEESLDHLRHSIDIVEVLSEHLHLKKSGSTYKACCPFHAEKTPSFIINATGAYYHCFGCGEHGDAIHFLMKYLGYSFSEAVLSLSKKFHVDLVLKSKDTRSIFSTGAKEELRQINSEAEKLFRFCLYFLPEGREAMQYLYRRGLSPDTIERFHLGYAPEQSLFVRSMQEKNISEKQLEDAGFLGNKWFLFSRRIVFPIHDALGNTIGFSSRKFLETTRGSKYVNTPETLIFKKSRALFGLHLSRRRISKEKRVILVEGQIDCLQMIDSGLNCTLAAQGTAFTEDHVKELTKLGVLKAYLLFDGDSAGIQAAMRVGDICQKAGIAVFVCRLPQGQDPDSFLLHKGVKSLGELLDHGEDYLTFLISEKVRSYPDFSPREKASVIEELITQIKQWGNLVVVYEHLKQLASLMMIPEAMVFSLAKLETGGLSSIKTSIPQKKISKIHPDVIIETDVLRCMLFCKPQNLSIPHTAKSYFTPDDFKHPECRKLFSSLIQYYEQHHSNLPLDEALTLLEDPVIIDLLIKRLVNTGCLEQVFIQSLQKLADRQWREKRHPLSISPRGDHSNISVLEDYLRLRSDRLIISLLDPQGF, from the coding sequence ATGTATACAGAAGAAAGTTTAGATCATCTTAGACATAGCATTGATATTGTCGAAGTACTTTCCGAACATCTCCATTTAAAGAAAAGTGGATCTACTTATAAAGCATGTTGTCCTTTCCATGCTGAGAAGACACCATCATTTATCATCAATGCTACGGGGGCGTATTATCATTGTTTTGGATGTGGGGAACATGGTGATGCCATTCATTTCCTAATGAAATATTTGGGGTATTCCTTTAGCGAGGCCGTGCTATCTTTATCAAAAAAATTTCATGTTGACTTAGTCCTTAAATCTAAGGATACGCGCTCTATATTTTCTACAGGTGCTAAAGAGGAACTAAGGCAAATCAATAGTGAAGCTGAGAAATTATTTCGTTTTTGCTTGTATTTTCTTCCTGAAGGTAGAGAAGCAATGCAGTATTTATATCGTCGAGGTCTTTCCCCAGATACCATAGAGCGTTTTCATTTAGGTTATGCACCTGAACAATCGTTATTTGTTCGATCTATGCAGGAAAAAAATATTTCAGAAAAGCAGCTAGAAGACGCTGGTTTTCTAGGGAATAAGTGGTTTTTATTTTCGAGAAGAATAGTCTTTCCTATTCATGATGCTTTAGGTAATACCATAGGATTCTCATCAAGGAAGTTTTTAGAGACCACACGAGGTAGCAAGTATGTAAATACTCCGGAGACATTAATTTTTAAGAAATCACGAGCTTTATTTGGTTTACATTTATCTCGGAGAAGAATTTCTAAAGAAAAACGAGTGATTTTAGTTGAAGGACAGATAGATTGTTTACAAATGATCGATTCAGGTTTGAATTGCACATTAGCAGCTCAAGGGACAGCATTCACTGAAGATCACGTGAAGGAACTGACTAAATTAGGAGTTCTGAAAGCTTATTTGCTTTTTGATGGTGATTCTGCTGGGATACAAGCTGCAATGCGGGTAGGGGATATTTGCCAAAAAGCAGGAATTGCTGTATTTGTCTGCCGTTTACCTCAAGGTCAGGATCCAGATTCTTTTTTACTTCACAAAGGTGTAAAATCTCTGGGAGAACTCCTGGACCACGGAGAGGATTACCTTACCTTCCTTATTAGTGAAAAAGTTCGCTCTTATCCAGATTTCTCCCCTAGAGAAAAGGCAAGTGTTATTGAGGAGCTTATTACACAAATTAAGCAATGGGGGAATCTCGTTGTTGTTTATGAGCATTTAAAGCAATTAGCATCTTTGATGATGATTCCTGAAGCTATGGTATTTTCTTTGGCGAAACTAGAGACAGGAGGACTATCTTCTATAAAAACATCTATACCTCAGAAGAAGATATCTAAAATTCATCCCGATGTCATTATTGAAACAGATGTTTTGCGTTGTATGTTATTTTGTAAACCACAGAACTTAAGTATTCCGCATACAGCAAAAAGCTATTTTACTCCCGATGATTTCAAGCATCCTGAGTGTCGGAAGCTTTTCTCTTCTCTTATTCAGTATTACGAGCAGCATCACTCCAACCTCCCTTTGGATGAAGCCTTAACTCTTCTGGAAGATCCAGTGATTATAGATCTATTAATCAAGCGTCTTGTAAACACCGGTTGTCTGGAGCAAGTATTTATACAATCTTTACAGAAGCTGGCAGATCGTCAGTGGAGAGAAAAACGCCACCCTCTTTCTATATCTCCGAGAGGAGATCATTCTAATATCTCTGTTCTAGAGGATTATCTTCGTCTGCGTAGCGACAGATTGATAATCTCTCTTCTTGATCCCCAGGGTTTCTAA
- the mutS gene encoding DNA mismatch repair protein MutS: MTSKKTTPMMKQWHQCKEQAGDSLLFFRMGDFYEAFYDDAVLISQHLDLTLTQRQGIPMSGVPVATVNNYIDRLISKGLKVAVAEQFEESEPNKSKTEPLPRELHRIITPGTLLSSSLLSEKTNNYIISLTRVGTLFGFACLDFSTGEFTLHECDNAKLLIDEICRLSPKEIVGCDKFYKKHNDILQQIQQHLKLSLSTYIDWAFEHQFATQKLSSHFKVSSLDGFGLKGFVPAINAAGALLSYLQDKLLLPIEHISIPKTHGKYKHLLIDTSSQINLELLTPLNDPQGKSSLLHVMERTSTPMGGRLLRHILVNPFYDLKEILLRQDAVEFLLNHMKLRKNLRILLNQVRDLERLTTKITATIAGPKDVGMLRDSLLAIEEVFKLLSLVHLPEFFQGRCILSTDMASLIQLLSHSLLGDLPLRISDGNIFSDDYHPDLRRLRHMKENSKEWLWQYQETIREQTGVKKLKVCYSQILGYYIEVNSEFSPLLPKEFIRRQSRLHAERFTTEKLQQFQDDMLHVSEKLQNLETTLFKDICAQILQQRENILNLSQVIADIDYIVSLADLAQEYNYCRPVIDCSNTLSIVQGLHPVVQTLLNKGTFIPNDITMDSSSTRMILITGPNMAGKSTYIRQIALLVIMAQMGSFIPAKSAHIGMIDKIFTRIGAGDNLSKGMSTFMVEMTETANILHNVTNRSLVILDEVGRGTSTYDGLAIAQAVVEYLLFTEGKQAKTLFATHYKELTELENHCPHVENFHAGVKENGGQPIFLYEILKGYSQKSFGIHVAKLAGFPLCVISRAQHILRQLEGPEETPCQQEQEKMQQLMLF; the protein is encoded by the coding sequence ATGACATCAAAAAAAACTACTCCAATGATGAAACAATGGCATCAATGTAAAGAGCAAGCAGGAGACTCTCTTCTTTTCTTTCGTATGGGAGATTTCTACGAAGCATTTTACGATGACGCTGTCCTAATTTCTCAACATTTAGATCTTACCCTCACCCAAAGACAAGGAATTCCTATGAGCGGAGTCCCTGTAGCCACTGTCAATAACTACATAGATCGCTTAATAAGCAAAGGGTTAAAAGTTGCAGTTGCAGAACAATTTGAAGAATCTGAACCGAACAAAAGCAAAACAGAGCCCCTGCCTAGAGAATTGCATAGAATCATTACTCCTGGAACATTACTTTCTTCTTCTTTACTCTCAGAAAAAACAAATAACTACATTATATCTCTAACACGTGTAGGAACACTGTTTGGATTTGCCTGCTTAGATTTTTCCACAGGAGAATTTACTTTGCATGAATGCGATAATGCAAAGCTTCTTATTGATGAGATCTGTCGCTTATCTCCTAAAGAAATCGTTGGTTGTGATAAGTTCTATAAAAAGCACAATGATATCTTACAACAAATTCAACAACATTTAAAATTATCTTTATCCACCTACATAGACTGGGCATTTGAACATCAATTTGCTACTCAAAAGCTTTCCTCTCATTTTAAAGTATCTTCTTTAGATGGGTTTGGTCTAAAAGGATTTGTCCCTGCAATTAATGCAGCAGGAGCTTTGCTTTCTTATCTACAAGATAAACTACTACTACCTATAGAGCATATTTCAATTCCAAAAACTCATGGAAAATACAAACACCTACTTATAGACACATCCTCACAAATTAACCTTGAGCTTTTAACTCCTTTAAATGACCCTCAAGGAAAAAGTTCTCTTCTTCATGTTATGGAACGTACTAGTACTCCAATGGGAGGTAGGTTACTTCGTCATATTTTAGTTAACCCTTTTTATGACCTAAAAGAAATCTTATTGCGTCAAGATGCTGTTGAGTTTCTTTTAAATCACATGAAATTGAGAAAAAACCTTCGTATTTTACTAAATCAAGTACGAGATTTAGAGCGCCTGACAACAAAAATTACTGCTACAATTGCAGGACCTAAAGATGTGGGTATGCTTCGAGACTCTCTACTCGCGATTGAGGAAGTTTTTAAGCTTCTGTCCCTGGTACATCTACCTGAATTTTTCCAAGGGAGATGTATCTTATCTACGGATATGGCGTCACTAATTCAATTACTTTCACACTCTTTATTAGGGGATCTTCCACTGAGAATTTCCGATGGCAATATCTTTTCGGATGATTATCATCCTGATTTGAGGCGATTACGCCATATGAAGGAGAACTCCAAAGAATGGTTATGGCAATACCAAGAGACCATTCGAGAACAGACCGGAGTAAAAAAACTAAAAGTATGTTATTCACAAATTCTCGGCTACTACATAGAAGTAAATAGTGAGTTTTCCCCCTTATTACCTAAGGAGTTTATTCGTCGACAATCGCGTCTTCATGCTGAGAGATTTACCACAGAAAAATTGCAGCAATTTCAAGATGATATGCTACATGTATCTGAAAAGCTGCAAAATCTAGAAACTACATTATTCAAAGATATATGCGCACAAATCCTTCAACAACGAGAAAATATTCTTAATTTATCTCAAGTCATTGCTGATATTGACTATATTGTATCTCTTGCAGATCTAGCTCAGGAATATAATTACTGTCGCCCTGTAATAGATTGTAGTAATACATTATCTATAGTTCAGGGATTACATCCTGTTGTTCAAACTCTACTGAACAAAGGAACATTTATCCCCAATGATATTACAATGGATAGCTCATCAACACGAATGATCCTGATTACCGGTCCTAATATGGCAGGGAAATCTACCTATATTCGCCAGATAGCTTTACTCGTAATTATGGCTCAGATGGGTTCCTTTATTCCTGCAAAATCTGCTCATATTGGCATGATTGACAAAATCTTTACACGTATTGGTGCTGGGGATAACCTTTCCAAAGGAATGTCTACTTTCATGGTAGAAATGACTGAAACTGCAAATATCTTACACAATGTTACTAACCGCTCCTTAGTGATTCTTGATGAAGTAGGACGAGGAACAAGTACTTATGATGGATTAGCTATTGCCCAAGCTGTTGTTGAATACCTTTTATTTACTGAAGGAAAACAAGCAAAGACATTATTTGCTACCCACTACAAGGAACTTACAGAGTTAGAGAACCATTGTCCGCATGTGGAAAACTTTCACGCTGGTGTGAAAGAAAATGGAGGTCAACCTATTTTCTTATATGAAATCCTTAAGGGATATTCTCAAAAAAGCTTTGGTATACATGTTGCAAAGCTTGCCGGCTTTCCTCTTTGTGTGATATCAAGAGCACAACATATTTTACGTCAGCTAGAAGGCCCTGAAGAAACTCCTTGTCAACAAGAACAAGAGAAAATGCAACAATTAATGTTATTCTAA
- the uvrC gene encoding excinuclease ABC subunit UvrC — MQVKNFSPQSIPTAPGVYLMKDASGEILYIGKAKNLRNRILTYFQKQRDSRERIPFLMKRTTDIDTIVVSNETEALLLENNLIKKHRPKYNVLLKDDKTFFCLSISLDHPWPKIDAIRTKAVISSKKQLIFGPYVSAEACRTLLEVINQWFPLRTCSNHEFASRKRPCILYEMKRCLAPCINLCSHEEYEETLQQAILFLKGKITKIIQELEVAIQKSSEEQKFEQAGMYYRTLKLIQQAMTKQHVEKFHFQNIDAIGLYRRHQEIIITVLTVRSGKLLGARHFFFSENAQEDPDVLSSFILQYYSNQPHLPREILTPIPIKIPNFSRLLNKDSSPQIRSPKTGYGKELLHLAKKNAELQIQNTTPSSSLPYEEMKMILQSSNYPYRIECYDNAHLQGSHNVGVYIVYENDALDPKQYRAYSLSSSKNDLTSFSEVLSRRFSSFSILPDIIVIDGGKAQYLQAKKILKELNLIGIQVVSIAKETGNHSRSMRKEKIFCDNFPQGVQLDPSSKLLQFFQRLRDEAHHFAINKHIKKRDKYVLLPQEKIPGIGEIKRKRLLQKFKSWKKVMEASQGELETVPGLTKKDIQQLLLRQSQNHTKDKE; from the coding sequence ATGCAGGTTAAGAACTTTTCCCCACAGAGCATTCCTACAGCTCCGGGCGTATATCTTATGAAAGATGCTTCTGGAGAAATTCTATATATTGGCAAAGCAAAAAATCTACGTAATCGCATTCTCACATATTTTCAAAAACAAAGGGATTCCCGAGAGAGAATTCCTTTTCTCATGAAGAGAACTACAGATATCGACACTATTGTTGTTTCTAATGAAACTGAGGCCCTACTTTTAGAAAACAATTTGATAAAAAAACACCGTCCTAAATACAACGTTCTTCTGAAGGATGATAAAACCTTCTTTTGTCTTTCGATATCTCTTGATCATCCCTGGCCAAAAATTGATGCCATTCGTACTAAAGCTGTGATTTCTTCTAAAAAGCAGTTGATTTTTGGTCCTTATGTTAGTGCAGAAGCTTGTCGAACACTTTTAGAAGTTATTAACCAGTGGTTTCCTCTTCGCACGTGTTCTAATCATGAGTTTGCCTCTAGAAAACGCCCTTGCATCCTCTATGAAATGAAGCGCTGCTTAGCTCCTTGTATTAACCTATGTTCGCATGAAGAATATGAGGAGACTCTTCAACAAGCTATTTTGTTTTTGAAAGGAAAAATTACTAAAATCATTCAAGAGTTAGAAGTTGCTATTCAGAAGTCTTCGGAAGAACAGAAATTCGAACAAGCAGGGATGTATTATCGTACCCTGAAACTAATTCAGCAGGCAATGACAAAGCAACACGTTGAAAAATTTCATTTCCAAAATATTGATGCCATTGGTCTATATAGGAGACACCAAGAAATCATAATTACGGTTCTCACTGTACGGTCTGGGAAACTCCTAGGAGCTCGCCATTTTTTCTTTTCTGAAAATGCACAAGAAGACCCTGATGTTCTCTCTTCATTTATTTTACAGTACTATTCTAATCAGCCTCATCTCCCTAGAGAAATCTTGACCCCGATACCTATAAAAATTCCAAATTTTTCTCGATTATTAAATAAAGATTCTTCTCCTCAAATACGTTCTCCAAAAACAGGATATGGGAAAGAATTATTGCATCTAGCTAAGAAAAATGCCGAATTACAGATACAAAATACAACACCCTCTTCATCTCTTCCTTATGAAGAGATGAAGATGATTTTACAATCTTCTAATTATCCCTACCGTATAGAATGTTATGATAATGCGCACTTACAAGGTTCTCATAATGTTGGTGTTTATATCGTCTATGAAAATGATGCTTTAGATCCTAAACAATACAGAGCATATTCTCTCTCTTCTTCAAAAAATGATCTTACTTCTTTTTCTGAAGTACTTTCGCGTCGATTCTCTTCTTTTTCTATATTGCCCGATATTATTGTTATAGACGGAGGAAAAGCACAATATCTTCAAGCAAAGAAAATACTTAAAGAATTGAACCTTATTGGGATTCAAGTAGTTTCTATTGCCAAAGAAACGGGAAACCATAGTAGATCTATGCGTAAAGAAAAAATCTTTTGTGATAACTTTCCTCAGGGAGTACAGCTTGATCCCTCTTCAAAATTATTGCAATTTTTTCAAAGATTACGAGATGAGGCTCATCACTTCGCTATCAATAAGCATATTAAAAAACGTGATAAATACGTTCTGCTTCCTCAAGAAAAAATTCCAGGTATTGGAGAGATAAAAAGAAAGCGACTCTTGCAGAAATTCAAGAGCTGGAAAAAAGTTATGGAGGCTTCCCAGGGAGAGTTGGAAACTGTCCCTGGACTAACAAAAAAAGACATACAACAATTATTACTTAGGCAAAGTCAAAATCATACAAAGGACAAAGAATAA